One genomic window of Devosia salina includes the following:
- a CDS encoding sugar ABC transporter ATP-binding protein, translating to MSIKPIAVEMDAISKRFGGVHALREVSLSVCNGEIHALLGENGAGKSTILKILRGVQAPDSGSIIIGGEAFERLSPQLARQKGIGMIFQEMSLVPTLSVAQNVFLASEPLTSAGLIDDRAMEQRSAAIFASMGVGVDPTAMVADLSTGQQQLTEIAKALSQNAEILVLDEPTSALTAGEVDILFDLLRRLRSEGKAIIYVSHRMDEIFRIADHATVLRDGRLIDSRPIADYTLTTLIADIMGKETRDLSEFTTASTAQDDVILKVEHLSSKLRRGGEVSFSLRRGEVLGIAGLLGAGRSRLARMLFGLEPIASGTITLRGETISIGSARQATELGLALVPEDRRRQGLVLAHSIQDNIELPILKRLGSPPFVDRMKSRHTTDELIKRLAIKTASREAPANSLSGGNQQKIVIGKWLATDPDILIMDEPTAGIDIGSKGEVLRLVRALAAEGKSIIFISSELAELAAVSDRIAVMSGGRLVETIDKADLLTTTGDAAELRAEQKLQLIVQRGGNNV from the coding sequence ATGTCGATCAAGCCGATCGCGGTGGAGATGGATGCCATCTCCAAGCGTTTCGGCGGCGTCCACGCGCTGCGTGAGGTCAGCCTCAGCGTCTGCAATGGCGAGATCCATGCGCTGCTGGGGGAGAACGGGGCCGGCAAGTCCACCATTCTCAAGATCCTGCGCGGTGTTCAGGCGCCCGATAGCGGCAGCATCATCATTGGAGGGGAGGCGTTCGAACGCCTTTCCCCGCAACTGGCCCGTCAAAAGGGCATCGGCATGATCTTCCAGGAAATGAGCCTGGTGCCGACGCTGAGCGTGGCGCAGAACGTGTTTCTCGCAAGCGAACCGCTGACATCGGCGGGACTGATCGACGACCGGGCGATGGAGCAGCGCAGTGCCGCCATCTTTGCCTCGATGGGGGTGGGCGTCGATCCCACTGCAATGGTGGCCGACCTCTCCACCGGCCAGCAACAGCTCACCGAAATCGCCAAGGCCCTTTCGCAGAACGCCGAAATACTGGTGCTCGATGAGCCGACCTCGGCGCTCACCGCCGGCGAGGTGGATATCCTCTTCGATCTACTGCGGCGCCTGCGCAGCGAAGGCAAGGCCATCATCTATGTCAGCCATCGTATGGATGAAATTTTCCGCATCGCCGACCATGCGACCGTGCTGCGCGACGGGAGGCTGATCGATAGCCGCCCCATTGCCGACTACACCCTTACGACGCTGATTGCGGACATCATGGGCAAGGAAACCCGCGACCTCTCCGAGTTCACGACCGCGTCCACCGCGCAGGATGACGTCATCCTCAAGGTCGAGCATCTCTCAAGCAAATTGCGGCGGGGCGGCGAAGTCAGCTTTTCGCTGCGGCGCGGCGAAGTGCTCGGAATTGCGGGCCTGCTGGGGGCAGGGCGCAGCCGGCTTGCCCGCATGCTCTTCGGGCTCGAACCTATAGCAAGCGGCACCATTACGCTGCGGGGCGAGACTATTTCCATCGGGTCGGCGCGGCAGGCGACCGAACTGGGCCTTGCCCTTGTGCCGGAGGACCGGCGCCGGCAGGGGTTGGTGCTCGCTCATTCCATCCAGGACAATATCGAGCTGCCCATCCTCAAGCGCCTCGGTTCGCCCCCTTTCGTCGACCGGATGAAATCGCGCCACACGACGGACGAGTTGATCAAGCGCCTCGCCATCAAGACGGCCTCGCGCGAGGCACCGGCCAATTCCCTGTCTGGCGGCAACCAGCAGAAGATCGTTATCGGCAAATGGCTTGCGACCGATCCCGACATTCTCATCATGGACGAGCCCACGGCTGGCATTGACATCGGCTCCAAGGGGGAGGTGCTGCGGCTGGTCCGCGCGCTCGCCGCCGAAGGCAAGTCCATCATCTTCATCTCGTCCGAACTTGCCGAGCTTGCCGCCGTCAGCGACCGCATCGCGGTGATGTCGGGCGGGCGTCTGGTCGAAACGATCGACAAGGCGGACCTTTTGACCACGACTGGCGACGCAGCTGAATTGCGCGCCGAACAGAAGCTGCAACTGATCGTGCAGCGGGGAGGAAACAATGTCTGA
- a CDS encoding ABC transporter permease yields MSDTMAVAGRETPLAYFKRTWRQNIIYIGFVVVFAFFAITLYDKGFLAPNNILNIARQTAMIAVMAVAMTLVLSSGEIDLSVGAVAGLASVTTAMAVAWGGLPAGIAAGIMTGVTVGLINGLLSTRLMIPTFLTTLAMMGIAKGTAMWISGTAAIPVLDRTYPAIFGGGNIGPIPTLLLWMLVIGVIGHVVLRRTKFGRQILAVGGNVVAARYSGINTGRIKLWVIVISAVTASIAGMLYAGRLQTGRFQLGEGDELSVIAAVVLGGTSLFGGKGTVVGSIIGALMIGVINNGLILMGLEYSQQLIARGGIIILAVALSQAGTRPA; encoded by the coding sequence ATGTCTGACACCATGGCAGTGGCGGGCCGCGAAACACCCTTGGCCTATTTCAAGCGCACGTGGCGGCAGAACATCATCTATATTGGCTTCGTGGTCGTCTTCGCGTTCTTTGCCATCACCCTTTACGACAAGGGGTTTCTGGCACCCAACAACATCCTCAACATCGCCCGGCAGACGGCGATGATCGCGGTGATGGCGGTGGCAATGACGTTGGTCCTGTCATCCGGGGAGATCGACCTCTCGGTCGGTGCGGTGGCGGGGCTGGCCTCGGTCACGACGGCCATGGCTGTCGCCTGGGGTGGACTGCCGGCGGGCATCGCCGCAGGCATCATGACCGGCGTCACCGTCGGGCTGATCAACGGGCTCCTGTCGACGCGGCTGATGATTCCGACCTTCCTAACGACATTGGCGATGATGGGCATCGCCAAGGGCACCGCCATGTGGATTTCCGGCACCGCCGCCATTCCTGTACTCGACCGCACCTATCCGGCCATTTTCGGCGGCGGCAATATTGGGCCGATCCCGACCCTACTGCTTTGGATGCTGGTCATCGGTGTCATCGGCCACGTTGTCCTGCGTCGCACCAAGTTCGGTCGGCAGATCCTGGCTGTGGGCGGCAATGTCGTGGCGGCGCGCTATAGCGGCATCAATACCGGCCGGATCAAGCTCTGGGTCATCGTCATCTCCGCCGTCACGGCCTCCATCGCCGGCATGCTCTATGCCGGCCGGTTGCAGACCGGGCGCTTCCAGCTGGGGGAAGGCGACGAACTGTCGGTGATCGCCGCCGTGGTGCTGGGCGGCACAAGCCTCTTCGGCGGCAAGGGCACCGTGGTCGGCTCGATCATCGGGGCGCTGATGATCGGCGTCATCAACAATGGCCTCATCCTGATGGGCCTCGAATATTCCCAGCAACTCATCGCTCGCGGCGGGATCATCATCCTGGCCGTGGCTCTGAGCCAGGCGGGCACGCGCCCCGCCTGA
- a CDS encoding IS91 family transposase — translation MRATIEVADIFRAAGPTYRAAHAGHLSLSQLKVMSAIETCRTAALGGHVEACSDCGHQRIAYNSCRNRHCPRCQGAAARTWLDAQEANLLPVGYFHVVFTLPAQVADIAFHNKALIYDLLFKAASETMLTIAADPKHLGVRIGITAVLHSWGSAMTHHPHIHMIVPGGGLTQDGRWISSRPAFLLPVRVLGTLFRRLFLTRLLDLHNAGKLVFFGRLAGLSDRRTFIRHLTPVRKKRWVVYAKAPFAGPEAVLAYLSRYTHRVAISNSRLIAFDGNEVTFRYKDYRRSGANRQQVMTLAADEFIRRFLLHTLPRGFHRIRHYGLLASSARKDCLAQARDMLGVAPAPDEPPTAETSDPHPPCPCCGGTMVIIETFAAWCQPRAPPTTRPPTRETVHDPA, via the coding sequence GTGCGCGCCACCATTGAGGTCGCCGATATCTTCCGGGCTGCCGGTCCAACCTATCGCGCGGCCCATGCAGGGCATCTGAGCCTCAGCCAGCTCAAGGTCATGTCGGCGATCGAGACCTGTCGCACTGCCGCTCTGGGTGGCCACGTCGAAGCCTGTTCCGACTGCGGGCATCAGCGGATCGCCTACAACTCCTGTCGCAACCGGCATTGTCCCCGGTGCCAGGGCGCGGCGGCACGCACCTGGCTCGACGCCCAGGAGGCCAATCTCCTGCCGGTCGGGTACTTCCACGTCGTGTTCACGCTACCCGCCCAGGTTGCCGACATTGCCTTCCACAACAAGGCGCTGATCTATGACCTTCTGTTCAAGGCGGCGTCCGAGACGATGCTGACGATCGCGGCCGACCCAAAGCACCTGGGCGTCCGCATCGGCATCACCGCCGTGCTTCACAGCTGGGGCTCGGCCATGACCCACCATCCGCACATCCACATGATCGTGCCGGGTGGCGGCCTCACACAGGATGGGCGGTGGATCTCGTCGCGCCCGGCCTTCCTGCTGCCGGTGCGGGTGCTCGGCACGCTGTTCCGCCGCCTGTTCCTCACCCGGCTGCTTGATCTGCATAATGCCGGAAAGCTCGTCTTCTTCGGCAGGCTGGCGGGGCTCAGCGACCGCCGGACCTTCATCCGTCACCTTACACCGGTCCGCAAGAAGCGCTGGGTGGTCTATGCCAAAGCGCCCTTTGCCGGGCCTGAGGCGGTGCTCGCCTATCTCTCGCGCTATACCCATCGCGTCGCGATCTCGAACAGCCGCCTCATCGCCTTCGACGGCAATGAGGTCACCTTCCGCTACAAGGATTATCGCCGCAGCGGCGCCAACCGGCAGCAGGTCATGACCCTGGCCGCCGACGAGTTCATCCGCCGCTTCCTGCTGCACACTCTGCCGCGTGGGTTCCACCGCATCCGGCACTACGGCCTGCTCGCCAGCTCCGCCCGCAAGGACTGCCTCGCCCAGGCCCGCGACATGCTGGGGGTGGCGCCGGCGCCGGACGAACCGCCGACCGCCGAGACCTCAGACCCGCACCCGCCCTGTCCCTGCTGCGGCGGCACCATGGTGATCATCGAGACCTTCGCGGCGTGGTGCCAGCCCCGGGCGCCGCCAACCACGAGACCACCAACCCGGGAGACCGTCCATGACCCGGCATAA
- a CDS encoding tyrosine-type recombinase/integrase, whose product MTTPLPNTPVSPLRQKLIDDMNMRHFSVATQRNYIRDVGRFASFLRRPPDTATTEDVRQFQLAQSEAGVPVPTMNSVVSALRFFFTNTLDRPDLARKLVRVSRPRNLPVVLSRDEVARLLNATTSLKHQAALSVAYGAGLRVGEVAMLKVRDIDSERMLIRVERGKGGQYRNAMLSPDLLTLLRQWWQVGHRQGVLHRDGWLFPGQHALKPISTRQLYRVVVEAAQAAEITRRVGPHTLRHSFATHLLEDGVDIRIIQALLGHAKLENTALYTKVATRTVRAVTSPLDRLGIFVPTEEPPDP is encoded by the coding sequence ATGACCACGCCACTCCCCAACACCCCTGTCAGCCCGCTGCGCCAGAAGCTGATCGACGATATGAACATGCGCCACTTCTCGGTGGCGACCCAGCGCAACTACATCCGTGATGTGGGGCGCTTCGCCAGCTTCCTGCGGCGGCCACCGGATACCGCGACCACCGAGGATGTGCGCCAGTTTCAGCTGGCCCAGAGTGAAGCCGGCGTTCCGGTGCCCACCATGAACAGCGTGGTCTCGGCGCTGCGGTTCTTCTTCACCAATACCCTGGATCGGCCCGATCTGGCGCGCAAGCTGGTGCGCGTGAGCCGTCCCCGCAATTTGCCAGTGGTGCTGAGCCGCGACGAGGTGGCGCGCCTGCTCAACGCCACCACCAGCCTCAAGCACCAGGCGGCGCTGTCGGTTGCCTATGGCGCCGGACTGCGCGTTGGCGAAGTGGCCATGCTCAAGGTGCGCGATATCGACAGCGAACGCATGCTGATCCGGGTCGAGCGCGGCAAAGGTGGGCAATATCGCAATGCCATGCTCTCGCCCGATCTGCTCACCCTGCTGCGCCAGTGGTGGCAGGTCGGCCATCGCCAGGGCGTGCTGCACCGCGACGGCTGGCTGTTTCCGGGCCAGCACGCGCTCAAGCCAATCAGCACCAGGCAGCTCTATCGTGTGGTCGTCGAAGCAGCCCAAGCGGCCGAGATTACCAGGCGCGTCGGCCCGCATACCCTGCGGCACAGCTTTGCCACCCATCTTCTGGAAGATGGCGTCGATATCCGCATTATCCAGGCGCTGCTCGGTCACGCCAAGCTGGAGAACACCGCCCTCTACACCAAGGTGGCAACGCGCACGGTGCGGGCCGTGACCAGTCCGCTTGACCGTCTGGGCATCTTCGTTCCGACGGAGGAACCACCCGACCCCTGA